CCCGTAATAAAAAGCCTATACACCTGAACTATATCGATCTATCGGGACTGGATTAAAAACGCCGTAAAACAAAAAAAGACGTCGGCAGTGGCGTCTTCAGTAGGCTATtgattaaacaaataaaaacgcGTTTCGCTAGCTGAAAGGCGATAGGCAACGTGACGGTGGAGGGTCGTAAAAACGTATGGCACAGAGGAACCGACTAACTGCAGTAGTAAACCGGCTCGTTTTGTATACAGGCCCCTTGTTATAGCTCGGTAAACagagcgccgccgccgccgtgtgTCGCCGCCTTTACGGCCAGCCTTTGTGACTTTCATACGGCCGTGGCTTGAGACGGTGGCGATTCTGACAAACAATCACATTGGTACTTAATTGGATTAGTCTGGATTCAATAGCGTATTTGTTGGTTACATTCTCATTTCGTTTTGAATATTTCTTCATTCAAACCCAAAGAAATATTGCTAAGATACAACCGAGAAAGAGTAATTCGGAATTTGTGAAGATAGGAAACCCCCATTGTAGTAGAAGTTGACAATTTCACAGACCCCCGTGTTAAACTACAAAAACATTATGTACACAAAATAGTTTCGAAATCGAATTTCAACTGTTTTATTTAGAAACTAAAGCAACAATTCTATAGATACAACAATACTCCTGCGATCCCAACTTTTGCACTAAAACAACTCAGTGTAAGAACTCCTTGAACTTTTAAAAACCAATACGCTAAACTGTTTTCCTTTTGTTACAGATTACGGATACGGGCACCCCGGCGCCTTCAGTCCGTTCCTTCTTAACCCGGGATGGCTGGACGCGGCGTACCTCAACTACGCGTGGGCCGACTACTTCAGGCCACCGCAGATGCGGGATCAAGCCCTTGTTAAAGGTTAGTATTTTTAATTATCGCAACATATTATTGATTCCCAGAACTGTATTTGTGTCACCATTAAAGACTACCTCAATTCTACGTTTGGAGTTGAAGGATCCTCTAATAGTTTTTAGTAACCACGAAAAACTTTTCGTCACTTGACCTCCATGTTTCGTAACAATGGATTCTCGCAAATCCCTCGAAGCGGATCAAACAAAGCACCCCGTGTTTAGCACTCAAAAACTCCCAATACATCCTTTTTTACCGGCAtttgttaatttaaaaattcccGATTTAGCAAACAGCACTCGAAAACATGTTGCTTGCAACAGCACCCCCTCAAGGCCGTACAATGCTAAAGCGGCTCAAATAAAAGAAGCAGCTCTTGAGCGTTGAAAAACAACACCGCCCCGACCGAAGCAAAACCACCCGTTGAAGTCCGCGTAGGGGGAAGTGGGGAGCACCTATAGAAAAAGGATAAAAAAGCATCGCCTTCACGTTCGAGAGAGTGTGGAGTCAATTTTATTCCAATGTAGGCGGCCGCGCCACCAGCCACTTTTTGTTTCCGTCGTTGAAACGCGAGGAGCGCTGTACTCAAACGCCTACAGACTTTTATTAAACCTACATTAGCTTCGTTTGCACAGCAGAATTCATAAAGTTTGGAAATGAATAGactccttatttttattactatacTCGTACGTCGACTATTTGCCTGTTGTTGGGGTTTTTCTTCCGCTTCTCTAATTTAACCTTTCGCTCTGATGCTCTTTCCGCGAACGAAGCTTTAAATTACAATTGCAGCTTTTTAGTAGCCAAAAAAAATTCATGTAACTGGAACCCAAGTTTGTAACCGATGAGGTCATAAATTATTTGCGATTCTGTTTCATAAACATGGTTAATTCTTTGAACcctaattaaaaataacggACAAAGCAAAAACAGAATCAAATCCAACGAGCGGGGATCACCTCAATCAGGCGCGACGCCGATATTGGCCCCCACCTCGCCAAATTACCCCCTACTTACGGCCCCTCCCACCCTCACTGCCTTTAAAGTGGTCTGCGCACCACTGCTACTGCTTCAAACAGAAAAAGTGCAAAAGAGGCGAGCTCGGCACCACCTCGGAGCCCTTTGTGGCCCAATCTGCGCCGGCATCGTGTCCTTTTTATGCGCCTGCTTCTCTTACACGCTATCGAGAATCAAAGCTTGCTCGGCGCTACAAGAACATTTTGAACACTGCTGCTAATGAAAATTTCACGTTTTCCGAGCCCTCTTTGTCCGCTCTGTGCGATACCTCGCTCCTTATCGCGATGGAACTCTGTGGCACACGTGTTCGCGCGTGCTCGGCATCGCTAATGCCCCGACATGTACTCTACTCAACAGAAAGGAGATGTATCGTGCCGAATTACGCCGGCGTGTCTGCTCCGTAAAAGACGACGTTcggataaataaatattgcacCCTCGCCCTCCGATATTGCGCTAAAAAAACATCCCTTTCGGTGAAGCCGCCTTTAAACGCCTACAGATTGTACATTATCCTTAGTACGATTATGCACCCTCGTTGTTCAGGGAATCAACGGAGTGCCCGCGGGCCCGGGCGTCCCCAGGGAGCCGTATCTCATATTACGTCATGTCGGCAAATCAGACTATAGTAGCTGCCGTAAAAACCTGAATATTGAGTTTGATGGATATTAACGTTTGTTTTTCCTTGTCAACAGGTGGAGCCTTACCGCCTCCCGTGCCGCTACCGGGAGCCGATCTTTTCCCGTTCCCTCCTGCGATAGCTAGCCTGCCACCAGGAGCCGGTGGTCTGATACCTCCGCCCGGCGCATTCCTACCAGGCAATGGACTCTTGCCATTCGGCCCGCATCCTGGTGATTTGGCGTTGAAGACGTTGCCTCCAGAGCTAACAATGAAAAACGGAATGAATCCTTACGATGCCTTGAGGCAGCTTCAAAGCAACGTGTCTTCATTGGACAATTCTAGTGCTCGTCTGTCTCCAACGAGTAGTAGGCAGAGCGGCAGTCCGCGCAGCATAATCAATGCCAGTCCAGATAGATCGAAAGCGGACTCGAAGTCTGAAGTGAAGTCAGAAGCCACAATCTCCGATGAATCGGACGAAGAGCCAATAGAGGTGGTGAAATCAGCGTTCCACCCGACTAGACCTGCGAACGTCGAGTTGCAGGAGATGAAACAAGTACAGGCGGCGGACTCGACAGTGTCGGACCGGCCGCGTGTGCGCAACGAGCTGAAAGCGCCGACACAGCGCACCACACGCATCGTATCTACCAGTCCCACATCAACCAAAATCTCCAACGGGACGATATCAACGCACAAATCCGTCTGGCGGCCATATTAACCATAGTAGTCAAGTGTTATCTTAATTGTAGTATCCGCTCTTCGTTGAGCCTGTTAAAATGTGATAAACCAATGAGCTTGTACATAAGGTGTAaagatttaaatttgatttataTGAGATATTTATTGTTAGTGTGATATAAGATTTGTGATTAAGCATTTCTAGCTGGTCTAGATTACTGTACCGATGCATGTAAATAGATATTATAGGTACttgaaataaatgtaaaatacggttagtattattGCACATGTGTTCAAGCTTGTCTACATTAGAGTACCTAATaagtattgtttatttttaaaatattttattaggtagTACTTCATAGCAACCTTTAAAACCATTTAGATATATAATTAGATGTATTTGACGATTTTCTTTGAAAATGACTGATTACTATTAATCTAAGTATAGGTACAGATACTTGTAtcattgtaaataatgtaagtacatatttattatcttGACAAAGTGTAGATATAGTCATAATGGTAATTATACCGATACCGGttgtaaaaatgtatttagAAAATCGAGATAAAGAGAGTATTCTAAAATTTAAtacacaattttattacacACCCTAATTTCACCCCGTTATCTTTGAGGAACCAACAAAGCGGGGGCAATTTTAACCAAGGATCTGACCTTCCCGGCTCATTCGATGAAAAGCCATGTGGTTATTGTTTGTTGGTATAAGATGAAACAAACACATGACAAGGCGACTACTGCGCCATATTTGCGGCAGAACACGCACACAATCTGTCAAGCACATGTTTGCGAAGGACATTGTGGTGACTGGTAGGTACTCTATAAATTACATACATACTTCACAGTCTTCATAGCAATAGCAATAGAGTTTTATTTAGCGAAATCACGAAGTTGGTGGTGGATATGAGACACGCATTTTTTGCGAAATAGCGATACAAAATATAGAAAACACCTGAGTTTCAAGTACCTACTgcagtgtccgaccgaaacggGATATTTAGTTGAAGTCGATTTGGTACCTACTACAACCTACCTAACCTTTTCTTTTGGGTCTTTAGTGGGTAGGTAAATGCCTAATACttacgtacctacattattggtaagttaTTATATCTATGTGAagattttttaaagtaggtatgtgTTGATTGCTACAACAACAATATTCTTGACTCTGATAATCTTAGTACATATCGCTCAAATATCAAATTAGGTGGGCTACCTATGCTTTTCAGCTTAATCGGACGTCTATGAAATTGGCTTTAAAAATGt
This genomic interval from Cydia splendana chromosome 15, ilCydSple1.2, whole genome shotgun sequence contains the following:
- the LOC134797663 gene encoding segmentation protein Runt-like — its product is MHLPHASPPVASMADVYSHIHDYYRQSHGELVQTGSPAVLCSALPNHWRSNKSLPVAFKVVALDDVQDGTLVTIKAGNDENVMAELRNCTAVMKNQVAKFNDLRFVGRSGRGKSFSLTITISTFPSQVASYTKAIKVTVDGPREPRTKQNYGYGHPGAFSPFLLNPGWLDAAYLNYAWADYFRPPQMRDQALVKGGALPPPVPLPGADLFPFPPAIASLPPGAGGLIPPPGAFLPGNGLLPFGPHPGDLALKTLPPELTMKNGMNPYDALRQLQSNVSSLDNSSARLSPTSSRQSGSPRSIINASPDRSKADSKSEVKSEATISDESDEEPIEVVKSAFHPTRPANVELQEMKQVQAADSTVSDRPRVRNELKAPTQRTTRIVSTSPTSTKISNGTISTHKSVWRPY